TGTGGTTATCTAACtgctcagatgatattaacaGCACTATGTGTGATTATGTTACTCAAGTAGTATGAAGATTACCGATATTACAAAGGAgcattaccatgacaaaggacttcttgggtGGCCTGATGGCGGAACGGCCCCCTTCATCCTCGAATCGTCTTCAATAAACAGATTGGTCCTGAACAATGGGACATCTGGAAGCTTGCTGCAAGCACTGAAGAACTTGGGACTTGGACcggacatttcacagggaccagtTGTAGTCatagcaattatttctttcactctAATCAATCATATTTTATGCAAGCCTGTGTTCTACTTCCTTTTGCTGTAGCTATAGGAAATCTACAATGCAATAAAGACTTTATGTTCTGTAACTTGCATAAATTGCAAATTATATACTTGTCTTAACTCCTCCATTTCCTTGAGAAATGACTCCCTTTTGATTCTTCGATCTTAATGTAATCTGTGGTTACCAATAAATCTCCAGCGGCCCTGAGAAGAAGGTCCCATGGCTGGACTTGCTTCCCGGTTACTTACTAAATTGCTCCAGCGATCTAAACGATTCATTGGATGGCTGGGTTTTGGCATTTTTGGATTAATAGCTATTTGCACCACTGCTGCTGTCACTGGTGTTGCTTTACAAACCTCAAttaaaacacataattttatccaaaattggactaaagatgccCATACTATGTGGGCCACTCAGGCTCAGATAGATGAAGATATTCAAGATGAAATACAGGAACTGAAAACAGCCATCAAACGGGTCGGAAATCAATTAACAGATGTATTAAAATAGGTGATTCTAAAATGTGattggaattctactcaattttgtgttactcctgttcaATTCAATAATAGTTCTACAACTGGGagcaaatcaaatttcatttacaaaacatacatgataatgcctctctggatgtacaattattacaaaaagaaatctttgataccttttctaaaaatctgccctcttccactaatttggaaactttagctgaaaactagctgatcaattatctgggctaCACCCACGTGGATGGTTTCAAAGCTTTACTCACAGCAAAGGGTCTGGAACTGTAATTTTGGTGATTGTCTTGACAATTATATGTGTCGTTTATCATTGCCTTCATGcaaaaaattgttaaaactaaACACATTCAAATGGTCAGaaccctttttaaaatattacaaataaataagggggaattgtcagggGATGTTTAACAAGAGGATTCCTACTTGCTGTTTCTCATAaaccctctgttccttatcagtggAACATCAAGctgctcccaggactgaggtcattgtgtgagacaggcttgggtctccttcaGGAAACATTCTCTTtatgacaaaactgcttagtttcgatcctctttcttgagatatggattgccTCCTGGCCTTGTGACCATTATtaatcccttgttcccttggtaacggttacTGTACGTTTGgtttcctgaaatattttttgaaatatgtatattatcatatatgaaagagatctccagtccaggttcaatgcatgagacagggtgctcagggctggtgcactgggatgacccagaggtttgggatggggagggaggtgggaggggggttcaggatgtggaacacatgtacacacatggctgattcatgtcaatgtatggcaaaactcactataatattataaagtaattagcccgcatttaaaataaattaattaattttaaaaaataggaaaaacattatgttttgcatatttttggtatttctttgtttttctacaATTAATATGTTCAATTATTTTTGTAACTAAGTGTGATTTAACTGTTAGTATTAACTGCATTAAAAGTGGTGCTCACCAAAAATAGTATCTTTGAAATGTAAACCTTATACTATCTAATGAAACTCAAAATTTATATATAGTACATGATTCCAATTTTGCTTTatcaattataataatatatgtacataaaattaTTGAGAAGAGGTATTTAAGAACACAAAGAGAATTCATTCATTGGTTTAGAACTCATAACTAATAAAAGTTAtttcttcacatcttttttttattttctagtcaTTTATAATGAATATGTGTGTTttataatctgaaatatatattcataaaatacaGTCAAAATAAATCTTCCACATATCAAAATTGCCTGCTACATGGAACAACACAGATTATCCTGAGGACATGTAGAAGAAATTTGCATTATCTGTTATTAGTTATTTTCCTCTCATTACAACCACCATGATCATTTATAACAATAACCTGGTCACTTCATCACCCCCAACATCCCATCCAGTATTTGTTGTATAATAAGGGATTTAGCTGAGTttctcagatggtgctagtgctaaagaacccaccagccaaagcaggagaagtaagagatgcggcttcaatccctgggttaggaaggtcctctggaggagggcatggcaacccactctagtattcttgcctggagaaccccatggacagaggagcctggtgggctacagtccataaagtcacagagtcagacacgactgaagtaacttatcATGCACACAAAAGAGGTTTAGCCACTTCAATATGaattggaaagagagaaaatttggAATAAAATTGCCTTTGTGCTACTAAGTGGCTGAATGACTTTGGGCAGGTCATTTAGTCCCTCTGTGCCTAACAAAGTAAAACTTATAAGTGGAGATAATCATTTTCTCACTAGTTCATTTATTAGGATTTAATGCCTaatgtctcttgagaaacctgtatgcaggtcaagaaacaagttagaactggacatggaacaacagactggtttcaaataggaaaaggagtacatcaaggctgtatattgtcaccctgcttatttaacttatatgcagagcacatcatgagaaacgctgggctggaggaagcacaagctggaatcaagattgccgggagaaatatcaataacctcagaaacgcagatgacaccacccttatggcagaaaatgaagaggaactaacaagcctcttgatgaaagtgaaagaggagagtgaaaaagttggcttaaagtttaacattcagaaaacttagatcatggcatttggtcccatcacttcatggcaaatagatggggaaacagtgaaaacagtgtcagactttatttttgggggcttcaaaatcactgcagatggtgacttcagccatgaaaataTAAtacactgactccttggaaggaaagttattaccaacatagatagcatatttaaaagcagagacattactttgccaacaaaggtccatctagtcaaggttatggcttttccagtagtcatgtatggatatgagagttggacgatgaagaaacctgagtgctgaagaattgatgcttttaaactgtggtgtttgagaagcctcttgagagttccttggactgcaagaagatccaaccagtccttcctagaggagatcagtcctgggtgttcattggaaggactgatgttgaagctgaaattccaatactttggacacctcttgagaagagttgactcactggaaaagaccctaatgctgggaaggattgagggcaggagaaggggatgacagaggatgagatggctggttggcatcactgactcgatggacatgggtttgggtagactccgggagttgatgatggacagggaggcctggcatattgcgattcatggggtcacaaagagttggacatgactaagtgactgaatcgaactgaactgaatgcatgaTATAAAAGTGAGAACTCATTTGTAGTTGTGTTACTTATGATTTTTTCACACATGTTGATATATACTCTCACGAATTTCTGAGGTGAATTTCACCCAAAGACTTACAGAGTACAAAAACATAAATCACAAATAGGCGCCAATaagtagaatattaaaaaatgagagaCTACAAATAGGTCAACCATTGGATTAAGAGTTGCAAAGACTGAGTTTAAATTTGGGTCCTGAAAGCCACAGTGGTTTTCAAGACTATAAAATTTAGGCAAAATTTTAAGTAGTTTACaatgattttaaaacacattttcaaactGTATATAAATCTTGACATCAGAATATTCTGTTGGTTAAAAGTGAAACACAGCTCTTTGCTTAATCAGAAGAAGAGATTGCTATCCGTCTTGTCCCAATGACTAAATGATCCTGAtcctcaaataataataataataataataaaataaataaacctggaattctatcacaGTTACAGTTCTGTGTTACTGATTTCTAAGCTCTAAAACACAAAGCTGTTATGGATATTTAGTCATATCAAAGGAACAGATGTTTAAACTGCAATATTATGAAAGATTTCTCTTAATCATTTGCTGCATGGCTTGGATCACATCCTTGTTCCTCATACTGTAGATCAAAGGGTTCAACATTGGGCTCAAAAAGCTATAAAAGACTGCAAATATTTTGGACTCCTTTACAGACTTCTCAGTTGGAGGCCTCAAGTACATGCAGAAGAGGGTTCCATAAAACAGAGTGACTGTTGTCAGGTGGGAACCACAAGTAGAAAAGGCTTTGTACCTGCCTTCCACAGAATGGATCGCCAAGATAGATGCAACGATGAAAACATAAGAGAGGAGAATGATGAAGAGAGAGCTTGAGAGAGTGAAACCAGCAACCACAAACATCGCCATCTTTTTGACATAGGTGTCAGAGCAGGCCAACATTATCAGAGGAGGATCAGCACAGTAGAAATGGTTGATCTCAAGggagtcacagaaggacaaatgaaAGGTCAGCAGGGCCTGAGAGAGGCCATTGAGGAATCCACAAGTATAAGGGACTGTGACTAGAAAGATGCACACGTCCTTGGACATCCTGGTGCTGTAATGTAGAGGGCTGCAAATGGCTACATAGCGGTCCAAGGCCATTGAAGCAAGGAGATAAAATTCAGTGATCACCAGGGCAATGAAGAGAAGACACTGTGTGAAGCATCCAGCATAGGAGATGGTCTTCTGGTCTGAGAGGAGGTTGTGCAGCATATTTGGAGTAATATTGGAGGAATAGCAAAGGTCTACAAAGGAGAGGTGGCTGAGGAAAAAATACATGGGAGTCTGGAGGTGGGGATTGGTCCTGATCAGCATGATCATGCCCAGATTCCCTGCCAGTGTGATTAGGTAGATCACCAGGAACACCCCAAACAGGGCCTTCTGTAGCACTGGGTCATCTGTGAGCCCCAGGAGAATGAATTCAGTCACTACAGTGTGGTTAGGGGAAGACATATTCTCATCCCTTAAAAACTGAAAGTGGTAAAGTGAAGAATTCTATCTGATCCTGATTCTGCATTTATTCCATTCTTTTGTCATTTACGTTTGATCTATCTCTCTATAAGTAAATTACTCTTCTCAACCAATGCATCAGaatgtctatttaaatatttgcacCTTATCTCtttgcaatatatttttttatatgcatatactggaaacacacactcacaaactcacacattccctttccctttcttattTGTAAATTGTGTATACACATATTCAATTAAACCTGTTTTCTTGGAAAACTCCATAttcggtattttttttttttcaaattctgtgaaaaagaaagccaaaagaatgaaaatcaggTCTGGAAAGCAGCAGGTCAATGGCATCATTCAAATGGACAAATGAAGGATGCAGAGTTTCTATGGTTCCTGCACCTCTGATACCTTACTGTTCTTGACACATATTAGAAGACATGTTCAGTCCAGCATTTTCTGCTGAAACCCATACTTGTCTGGCTTAAATTCATTCAGAAGACATTTAATTAGTAGATGCATCTCTTGACATATGGCTAAGAAGGTACAGAATGAAGAATTGTTCTTCCTGCTTTTTAAATCTACCCACTCATTACTTAcggaggcattttttttttttttttttctgttctcactCCTGGGGTTACAGGAGTGAGCAAATTACCTATCCTTGTGAACCATATATTGTAAGAGAGATAACAGATATTGAGCACATAGACAAATGTTTACAGCAGTATGTCACTTAGAAGAAAacactatgaagaaaataaaagtggagTGCTTTTAGATGGCCATTCAAAGAAAATCTGAGAAGGCGGAATTTGAACAGTAAATAAAGAATTCAAATATCTGATGAGGAATTTgtttctgttactttttaaaactggCACACCTCTGAATATATTTGTTTAGGAAAGCACATTAGGATAATATTTAAATGCAACTTAGCTCGCAGCTggaattatcatttttttttttgtgtgtgtgtgaaattaaGATATGACTGGAAATTTTATGGCTCAAGAATTTCACCTCAaggctttttaaatttagttttcacATACACATCAGAAGAGCCTGTATATAATACTTGATTTTTCAGAAATGCCATGAAATATTAacatttgaacagaaaaaaacaagtataaatgatgaaaataattttttcaatatcAGTGAGAATATTAATcttcacacaaaataaaaaacatatttttagtgAACAAATGTAGAAAATGACTTACCTGTAAAATTGACTTATCATATTTTCTAAATTGAGGTGGGAAGATTTATAATGTGTTTCTTAGGAATATTCCctagagtattttttttaaaattcttaaaatccaATTAAGATAGACTTTGTTCCCTCAAGGGAATAACCTTAATTTCATGCTTTGAGGTCTTTAATTTTCCTTCAAGACCAAAATCTCTACATAACATCTTTGTTCCCTGCTTTATACTATGTGACTGAGATCTTtggcaaaaataaagaagttcACCATCACTTTTAATactatgaaaagacaaaaatgtggTTGGatgaattttgcatttttcatgtATAAAAATCTGAGAACCAGGATCACTCATAAAATTGATATATCAGAAAATTGGTGATTTAGGAGGAGAGGTCAAATATGAGTAAAGAATCTCTGAATAGTGTTTGATACTGCATTTGTTAGAGAATAAAGGAATCTAGAGATGGTCTTAGTAGCCTCTATTTTCCAAGGCATTGATAACTCCAGCCAATACAATCAAAGGAATTAAAGTAGAGTCTCATTAAGACAAGAGAGGCATCTCTGATTGTTTTAGATTTCCAAATATTGGCTTACAGTCTGAGAAATCAGTCAATGAAATAAATCTGTATAtcattataaaaacatatattgtCAGCAACTTAGTACATTGGGGGAGATTTGAGCATAATCATGTATTTTTCAGATTgggatagaaaatatttatttatcctaaaattttctgttttacctTGATTCCttgaacaaattaaataaaaatttaaagtgtaaaatCCTAAATATTCCCATGAAATAAAAGTTTCTTATATGATTGTAAAGTTCACTGTAGGATAGTAGAGCTCTTATTTCCTGACCCCTTAATGTAAAGACTCCTTATTTTGCATAAAGATACTTGAAGATTTGACCCTTCTTAAGCTGAATGTCAGCACTGGTTTCCCAAAGTACTTATGTAAGTACATtctgataagggcttccctggcggctcagacaataaagaattcgcctgccaagccGGAAACactggctcaatccctgagttaggaagatcccctggagaaggaaatggccacccactcctgtattcttgcctggagaatcccatggacagaggagcctggtgggctacagtccatgggcacacaagagttggacacgactcagtgattAAACCACCAATACTACTATATCCTGACATACTTTAATATAGAATAGCATTGTCATAATCCTAATATTTACAAACTTTTCCAAGAAGAGGTAGGACTAACTCAATAGCAATTGAACAAGTAGATAAAAAGTAGTGACTTAATTCTCGAAAGGCAAAGTAACAATGCTTTTCAGTATGGGGTCACTTGATCAGAAGTTCACACATAAGagtaaatgcttattttttttacatatataacaACAAATAATACTGGAGGGCACAGAATTTACCTATCTACCTTTGATACTAGCTAAAAGAAGAGTTTTAAgcgttcttattttattttcctagaaaGCCTTCAGGAGACactatttaatttctatttgaaGACACGAATTCCTTAGTTAGTATCACTCTGCTTCAATTGCGAAGACCAGTTGACATGTGTCTGCTAAAAGAACACATATTGCTTTAGCTACACAAATGTCAAACAGTCAGATAATTGAAACTATCCCACTGACACTGCTATTTGTGTTCTTCTGATTATTTAATTCACTATATTTTTGGTTATGGCAGATTCAATAATATACTGGAAGTTCTAATCTATGAATAAAATTGTACtgattgaaagggaaaaaaaataaaagcatcctaTTCACAGATCGCTTAATAGTTTATATAGAATCTCCTTTTAAGATACACAGGTAaaatgttaactagatttattatGATGATCATTAAGTTGTAcatctcattttttaatatgctaagagTATATAGTGGAAGGTCACATGGTAAAGATCAATATACAtagattatttatattattatgtaaAAACCAACCAtaactagaaaataaatgtttctgtaTATCACTTATAATAACATCAAAAGAGTAAgccacttaaaaatgattttttgtatAAAACTGCAAGAGTTACATACTGATAACCACAAAACACGCACgcagagagaaattaaaggaGACTTAAATAATGGAGAGATATATCTTCCTTGTGGATTGTAATATACAGTAGTTTTAAGTCCAGTATTTTTAAGTTACCAATTTGTCTAAAATTGATCAATAGTTTTAATGCCAGTTCAGCTGGCTTATTTTTAATAGACAAACTGATTATAAGTTATATAGagattgttaagaaaaaaaaatcttaaattagccaaaacaattttgagacagaagaaaaatcaCTAGATGATTTACACTATCTAGTTTAAGAGTTAGTAAGGAACAATAGCACTCAAAACAATAAATTTAGCTACACTGAAGAACGTATTTTCAATATGGGTGAAATAGCCTTATATTAGAAAGAGATGTTATCTAGGACTTCCATAGCTAAAGAGAAGTCAAAGTTTCAAAGGACAGGGTTTGCCTCACTTCAAACCTTCAAAGGATTGACTGAttctcttgttaggggctaatgGAGCTCGAGGCTTCAATTGAAGTCAATGCTCACTTACCACTTTGAACATTCCAGGGCCCTTAAGAAGCgtgctaaatctactctgcctcTGCTCTATAAATAAAACAACAGTGTAGATGatagcacatctgtttacaacatgctgctgcttcagtcatgtcccactctgtgctacacaatggactgtcgcctgccaggctcctctgtccatgggattctccaggcaggaatactggagtgggttgccatgccttctccaggggaatcttcctgacccagggatcgaacccatgtctcttatttctcccgcattgacaggcgagttctttaccactagtgccgcctgagAAGCATGGTTCACTAAATAGTTTAAGCTCACTGTTGAGatctactgctcagaaaaaataaaatgaagaaaaaaatatttctttttaaagtattattaactTATTGACAATGCACCTGTTCACCCAAGAGTTCTAATGGAGATGTACAACAAGATATGTGCTGTTTTGAAGCTTGCTAACACAACAGAGCAAACACATTCCCCATCCATTCTGCAGCCTATAGACCAAGACATCATTTCAACTTTctgatgttattattttaaaaatatgttttgtaagtctATGGCTGCTGTATATAGTGATTTCTTTGATGTCTGTGCAAAGGAAATTGAAAGCTTCCAGAATGGATTCATTGTTGTgaatgccattaagaacattcatgatCCATTTGGAAGATGTAAAAATACTAACATTAACAGGATTTGGGGAAAGTTGTATCCCACCTTCATGAATGATTTTGAGGAGTTCAAAATTTTGGTGGAGAGATTAGCTGTAGATGTAATGGAAATAGTAAGAGAACTTGATTAGAAGTACAGAccgaagatgtgactgaattgctgtaATCTCAGGATAAAACTTTGATGGATGAGGACTTGCTTCTTGTGGATGCGCAAAGCAAATcatttcttgagatggaatcacTCCTGGTGAAAAATATTGTACAGATTGTTGACacaacaacaaaggatttagaatattacataagcttagttgataaagcagtggcagCCTTTGAGAGTATTGATTCGAACTTTCAAAGTTCTGCTGTGGGTAGAATGCTGTGGAACGGCATTACATGCTACAGGCAAATCTTTTGTAACAATGTCAATTGATGTGGCAAACTTCATTGCTGTATTTTAAGGAATTGTCACCACAACCCAAATTTTGAGCAACTGtcaccctgatcagtcagcagtcaTCAGCAGTAAGGCAATACCCTTCACCAGTAAAATGATTGCAATTCACTGAAGGctagattttaatatttaataaatattttagtgaaaATACATACActttagacataatgctgttgCCTACTTAATACACtacaatataatataaatataactgTTACATGCCCTGGGAAACCTAAAAATTGTGTAATTTGCTTTATTATGCCATTCACttactgcagtggtctggaacaAAGCCTACAATATATTTTAGGTATGCCTATTTTGAGTTTTATGCTCCTAAATTGGGAGTTGAACTatgataattgtttttttttcaagcatATAGGTTCTCTGGAATAAATGGGATTTATATAGAGCAATCATATTCCCCAGGATGCTTGGAATATTAGGTCCAATTCcactattaggaaaaaaaaaaaaaaaagcagaaacaaaacaagaaacctCATGACAGAATGACATGGAGCCGGAGTAAACACATGTGGATTTGGCCATTTCTAAGTTCCCTCTGAGTCTTAAAAGCCCACGCTTTGGCAATTCTAAGTACAGAAGCAAAAAGAGGATGTTCTAAAAATTTTGCCAAAGGAAGTTTGGACGTCCTTGTTTCTCAGACTGTAGATGAGGGGGTTGAGCATCGGGATGACCACTGTATAAAACACAGACACCACTTTGTCCTGGTCCATTGAGTAGCTGCAGCTGGGGCGCAGGTACATGAACAGGATTGTGCCAAAGAAGATGGTGACCGCCATCAGGTGGGATGCGCAGGTGGAGAAGGCTCTGTGCCTCCCCTCAGCAGAGTGGAGCCTCAAGATGGCAGTGAGGATGTAGAGATAGGAAATGAGAATAGTCAGCAGGCAGCTCAGTTCGTTAAAACTggcaaaagcaaaaatgacagCTTCATTGACACGAGTGTCAGAACAAGCGAGCTTCAGGAGGGGTGGAATGTCACAGAAAAAGTGGTTGATGACACTGGAGTGGCAGAAAGACAGCTGGAAGGTGAGGCCCGTGTGAATGGCAGCATTTATGAAGCCGGCGAGGTATGTGGCCAACACCAGCAGGACGTTCAGTTGGGGGGACATAGTGACCGTGTAAAGGAGAGGTTTGCAGATGGCGACATaacggtcataggccatcacggtCAACAGGAATCCCTCAATGCCAGCGAAGGAACCATAGAAGAAGAACTGAGTGGCACATTCATTGAATGAAATGACTGGGTTCTCTGCCCAGAAATTTACGAGCATTTTAGGGGCAATGACAGAAGAGTAACAGAAGTCAACAAGAGACAGGTTACTGAGGAAAAAATACATTGGAGTGTGGAGATGGGAGTCAGTCTTGATTAACAGGATCATGCCAAGATTTCCAAACACAGTGATCGTATAGATGAATAGAAATATCATGAAAAGAAGACTCTGTAGCTCTGGATGGTCGCTGAACCCCAGGAGGATAAATTCAGTCACTGTTGAATGGTTGCTCATCCCTTTGTCTCAGAATGGATGATTTGCTTGCTGAGATAAGATAGAACTCATAGATAtaaattatgcaaaaaaaaaaaaggaaacaaaatcaaacaGTTTATTCTCTACTGTAAAATTACTTCTAAAATGTCCAAAGAGCATGTATAttaaggctttttatttttttaactgcagAACAACAGAAAGATTTCTTAAGTAAACTCagcaactttaattttaaaataagcatttatcCACGTGTGTGTGAAGTTGAAAACCAATCCCTGCTTGTCTATATCTTACCTTACCTCCCaaactttttctcctcctctgttgatCTTTTTGCCTTCACTGTCTATCATCCAGTTCCTTTGTATTCTCTTTGGCAATGAAATGTATGACACAGTTGGATATATAATACTTCCTGaattcagttcctttttttttcctgttttctctgaAGCCCACTCTAATCAAACTTTCACTCCATCACTCCACACAAATTGTTCTTGTCAAGGTTGTCAGGGTTCTTTATGCTGCCAAATTCAGTGGTCAATTCTCAATCTTCAACTTTTTGATCTATCAATATTTGGCAGAGTTAATTGCTAACTACTCCTTGAGAAACTATCATCTCTTGTCTTCTAGGACACAACATTCTGAGTTTTCCTCCTACCATATGGGTTGCTCCTACTCAGCCGTCTTTGTTTATTCCTCTTTTCTCTGACTGTTAAGATAGGAGTAGCTCAGAACTCATTTCATGATCCTCttctattgtttgttttttttctatttacactCTACCTTCATGATCATATTCAGTCTCATGACTATAAATACTATCTATATATTTACAACTCCTGAGTTTAATTCAGCCCTGACCTCTTTCCCAAACACCAGACTTATAATGCACTTACATTTTCACATTAATATCAAATAATGATTCAACCTGACTCAAAGCTGATTTGCTCATGTCTTCCTTTACTTCTCCCAAAGATAACATTCTCTATCTCAAGTGGGTGACAACTCTCTACTTCCATGcattcaaataaaaaacaaatacaagcagataaatattgaaaaaaattgttccttttctttctcacacACTATGTAACTAGTCTATCAGACAATTATGCTAtctctattttcaaaatatctacATCAACAAACCAACTACCTCCTTCCATCTTTATTTCTACCATTAAGTCTCAAGCCAACATCATCTTTCACCTAGATTACTACAATAGTCCTTTAACTGAccattttttctctaaaatcagtTAAATTCCATCCTGTAAAATACCACTTAAAAAAATTCGTAACCATTTTGTAGAGGTCCActttatagatataaatatatgtatacattatatatatatatgctataaatggaattatattctATATGACATATATGatcttatatgtgtgtgtctgtttgcatatgtttatgtatatagatagataaaggCTGACAATTGCAGAGGTTTCTCAAAGTGTGCATAtaagaacataaaataattttatttaatgtactACAGTGTATTAAATATTCCAAGTGCTTTGGCACTCTTTCTgaacaaaactaattaaattTCCCTgcttcatacacacacaaaaacacacatatgtacacagagagatgcatatgtacatgtgtgtttgtatgtgtatgcataGGTTGAATATTCTATAAAATCCTCATCTCTTATTAGTCACCCTAAAcccttttcttctaaaaaaaaaaaagtgttagtttaGTTACTAACCTTAAATTTGGTGTTTCAGACATGTTGCAATTTAGAGATatggtgtttttaaaatttgtatttatttatc
This sequence is a window from Odocoileus virginianus isolate 20LAN1187 ecotype Illinois chromosome 10, Ovbor_1.2, whole genome shotgun sequence. Protein-coding genes within it:
- the LOC110148750 gene encoding olfactory receptor 5M10, producing the protein MSSPNHTVVTEFILLGLTDDPVLQKALFGVFLVIYLITLAGNLGMIMLIRTNPHLQTPMYFFLSHLSFVDLCYSSNITPNMLHNLLSDQKTISYAGCFTQCLLFIALVITEFYLLASMALDRYVAICSPLHYSTRMSKDVCIFLVTVPYTCGFLNGLSQALLTFHLSFCDSLEINHFYCADPPLIMLACSDTYVKKMAMFVVAGFTLSSSLFIILLSYVFIVASILAIHSVEGRYKAFSTCGSHLTTVTLFYGTLFCMYLRPPTEKSVKESKIFAVFYSFLSPMLNPLIYSMRNKDVIQAMQQMIKRNLS
- the LOC110148749 gene encoding olfactory receptor 5AP2-like; protein product: MSNHSTVTEFILLGFSDHPELQSLLFMIFLFIYTITVFGNLGMILLIKTDSHLHTPMYFFLSNLSLVDFCYSSVIAPKMLVNFWAENPVISFNECATQFFFYGSFAGIEGFLLTVMAYDRYVAICKPLLYTVTMSPQLNVLLVLATYLAGFINAAIHTGLTFQLSFCHSSVINHFFCDIPPLLKLACSDTRVNEAVIFAFASFNELSCLLTILISYLYILTAILRLHSAEGRHRAFSTCASHLMAVTIFFGTILFMYLRPSCSYSMDQDKVVSVFYTVVIPMLNPLIYSLRNKDVQTSFGKIFRTSSFCFCT